In Pirellulales bacterium, the following are encoded in one genomic region:
- a CDS encoding flagellar biosynthetic protein FliR, with protein sequence MLETLLLHQFGAFVLVLARVGAVVMTAPLLSTKAAPLHARAFLAVGLALIVTPLQTGSVVGPLESLVGLAWSIVGEALLGALLGLGITILLSGIQLTGQIVSQIGGTAVAESYDPALDENVSVYGQFFYFLALAMFVLLDGHVMMVEAILETYAWLPPGRAAWGQSYVDAATTLLGQSFLLGIRASAPAMTALLLATLVLGLVGRTLPQINVLAVGFSVNALTTLAALVVSIGAIALTFPQRAIDAITLIREAIAAAGGT encoded by the coding sequence ATGCTCGAAACGCTGCTGCTACACCAATTCGGCGCGTTCGTGCTCGTCCTGGCGCGGGTCGGGGCGGTCGTGATGACCGCTCCCTTGCTCAGCACCAAGGCCGCCCCGTTGCATGCGCGGGCGTTTCTGGCAGTGGGCCTCGCGCTGATCGTCACGCCGCTGCAAACCGGGTCGGTCGTGGGGCCGCTGGAGTCGCTCGTCGGGCTCGCGTGGAGCATCGTCGGCGAGGCCCTGCTCGGCGCCCTGCTGGGACTGGGGATCACGATCCTGCTCAGCGGCATTCAACTCACGGGGCAGATCGTCAGCCAGATCGGCGGCACGGCCGTCGCCGAGTCGTACGATCCGGCGCTCGACGAGAACGTTTCCGTCTACGGTCAATTCTTCTACTTCCTCGCACTGGCGATGTTCGTGCTGCTGGACGGCCATGTGATGATGGTCGAAGCGATTCTGGAAACCTACGCTTGGCTCCCGCCGGGACGCGCCGCCTGGGGCCAATCTTACGTCGATGCCGCGACGACGCTTCTGGGGCAAAGTTTCCTGTTGGGGATTCGCGCCTCGGCGCCCGCGATGACGGCGCTTCTGTTGGCCACGCTCGTGCTTGGGCTCGTCGGCCGCACGCTGCCGCAGATTAACGTGCTGGCGGTGGGCTTCAGCGTGAACGCCCTGACGACGTTGGCCGCGTTGGTCGTCTCGATCGGAGCGATCGCGCTCACCTTCCCCCAACGAGCCATTGACGCGATCACGCTGATCCGCGAAGCAATCGCAGCGGCGGGGGGAACGTAG
- the fliQ gene encoding flagellar biosynthesis protein FliQ: protein MSPETAIDLSREALLIATLIAAPVLIAGTVVGLAIGLLQALTQIQEQTVAFVPKLVAMVLALAFSLPWIISRLVEYAETLIRNIPETL, encoded by the coding sequence ATGTCCCCCGAAACTGCCATCGACCTTAGCCGCGAGGCCCTGCTGATCGCTACGCTGATCGCGGCGCCGGTCCTGATCGCCGGGACCGTCGTCGGGCTGGCGATCGGCTTGCTCCAGGCGCTCACGCAGATTCAAGAACAAACAGTCGCCTTCGTCCCCAAGCTCGTCGCCATGGTCCTTGCCCTGGCGTTCTCCCTTCCGTGGATCATCTCGCGACTCGTCGAGTACGCGGAAACGCTGATCCGGAACATCCCGGAGACGTTGTGA
- the fliP gene encoding flagellar type III secretion system pore protein FliP (The bacterial flagellar biogenesis protein FliP forms a type III secretion system (T3SS)-type pore required for flagellar assembly.): protein MTKRGGESPSDSFRPWSLVAGAWSIRCSLRTLCVFVVALAADSVAAQTAMAPSALIPAGLGGPQQWTSPEGMTSAMQVLLLLTVVSLAPAILLMTTSFVRILVVMGLLRQALGTQQLPPSQVITSIALFMTALLMTPVWNEAYNQGIKPYTEKKIGLDEAWNRGVEPVRRFMAEQIRRTENDDSVHLFLSYLPSERDPDTGELPDNYVYFGAGPDERNVPLQALLPAFMLSELKTAFLIGFQIYLPFVILDIVVASVTISMGMLMLPPVLLSLPFKLLLFVLVDGWRLVVEMLLESFAVLG, encoded by the coding sequence ATGACCAAGCGCGGAGGGGAATCGCCCAGCGATTCGTTCCGCCCTTGGTCATTGGTCGCTGGCGCTTGGTCAATCCGCTGCTCCCTTCGCACCCTGTGCGTTTTCGTGGTCGCCTTGGCGGCCGATTCCGTGGCGGCGCAGACGGCGATGGCGCCGTCTGCGCTGATTCCCGCGGGGCTCGGCGGACCGCAGCAGTGGACGAGCCCCGAGGGGATGACCTCGGCGATGCAGGTCCTGCTCCTGCTGACCGTGGTGAGTCTGGCGCCGGCGATTCTGCTGATGACGACCAGCTTCGTGCGGATCCTGGTCGTCATGGGCCTGCTGCGGCAGGCGCTCGGCACGCAGCAACTTCCCCCCAGTCAGGTGATCACCTCGATTGCGCTGTTCATGACGGCGCTGCTGATGACCCCCGTGTGGAACGAGGCGTACAACCAGGGGATCAAGCCGTACACCGAGAAAAAGATCGGCCTCGACGAAGCGTGGAATCGCGGCGTCGAGCCGGTTCGGCGATTCATGGCCGAGCAAATCCGCCGCACGGAGAACGACGACTCGGTCCACCTGTTCCTGAGCTACTTGCCTAGCGAACGGGACCCCGACACGGGCGAGTTGCCCGACAATTACGTCTACTTCGGCGCGGGGCCCGACGAGCGAAACGTGCCGCTGCAGGCGTTGCTGCCGGCGTTCATGCTCAGCGAACTCAAAACCGCGTTTCTGATCGGGTTTCAGATCTACCTGCCGTTCGTGATCCTCGACATCGTCGTGGCGAGCGTGACGATCTCGATGGGCATGCTGATGCTTCCGCCGGTGCTGCTCTCGCTGCCGTTCAAGCTGCTGCTGTTCGTCTTGGTCGACGGCTGGAGACTGGTCGTCGAGATGCTGCTGGAGAGCTTCGCAGTACTGGGGTGA
- a CDS encoding flagellar biosynthetic protein FliO yields MSPRCWNVTWRILALGCAAACSLPAARLHAQAGEVLLSFHREDDEGGDGAAVAADATTPTSRTDSEESRRLLPRGGVNLPLVRSAATSSPTRSKLPFSFPAGESLTTAAGGLAAVVGLFVVCALLMRRGKSKSPGMLPHEAFALLGVAPLAGRSVAHLIRIGNKLVLLAIAPEGVQTLAEVTDAAEVDRIAGLCSAGALHGPAAEFQQVLAQLAREPARGFLGREASRR; encoded by the coding sequence ATGTCGCCCCGTTGTTGGAACGTAACTTGGCGGATCCTCGCGCTCGGCTGCGCCGCGGCGTGTTCGTTGCCAGCAGCGCGGCTTCACGCCCAGGCTGGCGAGGTGCTGCTGTCGTTTCATCGCGAGGATGACGAGGGGGGCGACGGAGCCGCCGTGGCTGCTGACGCAACCACGCCTACGAGTCGTACGGATTCCGAGGAGAGTCGCCGGCTGCTCCCGCGCGGCGGCGTGAATCTCCCGCTGGTGCGAAGCGCCGCGACAAGCTCTCCGACGCGTTCCAAGCTGCCGTTCTCGTTCCCCGCCGGCGAGTCGCTGACGACCGCGGCCGGGGGTCTCGCGGCGGTGGTCGGGCTGTTCGTCGTGTGCGCGCTGCTGATGCGCCGCGGCAAATCCAAGTCTCCGGGCATGTTGCCGCACGAGGCGTTCGCGCTGTTGGGCGTGGCGCCGCTCGCGGGGCGAAGCGTCGCCCATCTGATCCGCATCGGCAACAAACTGGTGCTGCTGGCGATCGCGCCCGAAGGGGTCCAAACGCTCGCCGAGGTGACCGACGCCGCGGAAGTCGACCGCATCGCAGGGCTCTGCTCGGCCGGCGCTCTGCACGGCCCGGCTGCGGAGTTCCAGCAAGTCCTCGCCCAACTCGCCCGCGAACCGGCCCGCGGCTTCCTAGGCCGCGAAGCAAGCCGCCGCTAA
- a CDS encoding BBP7 family outer membrane beta-barrel protein, translating to MTFRSLHKWIAALGLAASSGLAPSAWAQAQDAYCGPACDFETQWFAPVDFDFNCRPIEKECGFFFNYNRLVWAMTGERTTIGARGVTDLSEVIYYGETVDLNGGGTNPFANGDPPPPYLIQNGIQEAPPDADLGWGTRYEVGYQSGGRSWMVGVLDGPVSSTYKVYGFQHLAYPNSFPAWNDLPLLANDLLGTTGFSIEEFDFTGGGFGVQAPHSGTAAIPTTANGFGSVHVNFENNDQHLFGFRDYVNDVLGTLGGPGVRVVGIAVENGIITELEVLAGGDLLIDDLNGNAINGFIFIVDPVTDAIIGLLTDWGDLARFNVAFDTMAVRNTTRTDGVEVMHTWDIDTSHLPVKEQRNSFQFGIGARFFKMKDTFYWDGRGSILGRTYQETIADNQIVGPQIRAAWNQQHKRWSMGVDARCLLGYNVTDIGQTAAFGENLAPGQPNSLLYTQPTFSTAGKQHNEFSPLVEVRAEARYQVTSALALKLGYTGIFVDNVTRASEVVVYRIPDMGIRGGGDQEVFINGVDFGFELVH from the coding sequence ATGACTTTTCGATCTCTTCACAAATGGATCGCGGCGTTGGGCTTGGCGGCGTCGAGCGGGCTCGCCCCGTCGGCTTGGGCGCAGGCGCAGGACGCCTACTGCGGTCCGGCCTGCGACTTCGAGACGCAGTGGTTCGCCCCTGTGGACTTTGACTTCAACTGCCGGCCGATTGAGAAGGAGTGCGGCTTCTTCTTCAATTACAACCGGCTGGTGTGGGCGATGACCGGCGAACGGACGACGATCGGCGCCCGCGGGGTGACCGATCTGTCCGAGGTCATCTACTACGGCGAGACGGTCGACCTGAACGGCGGCGGGACCAACCCGTTTGCCAACGGCGACCCGCCCCCGCCGTACTTGATTCAGAACGGAATCCAGGAAGCGCCCCCCGACGCGGACCTCGGCTGGGGGACGCGGTACGAAGTGGGGTATCAGTCCGGCGGACGATCCTGGATGGTAGGCGTTCTGGATGGGCCGGTATCGAGCACCTACAAGGTGTATGGATTCCAGCATTTGGCATATCCAAACAGTTTTCCTGCGTGGAACGACCTGCCGCTGTTGGCCAATGACTTGCTGGGAACCACCGGGTTTTCGATCGAGGAGTTCGACTTCACCGGAGGCGGTTTCGGAGTCCAGGCGCCCCATTCAGGGACGGCGGCAATCCCCACGACAGCCAATGGATTCGGTTCTGTACACGTCAATTTCGAAAACAACGATCAACACCTGTTCGGATTCAGGGACTATGTCAACGATGTGCTTGGGACGTTGGGGGGACCTGGTGTTCGTGTCGTCGGTATTGCCGTCGAGAACGGAATTATCACGGAACTCGAAGTCCTCGCGGGCGGCGATTTGCTCATCGACGATCTGAACGGCAACGCCATCAATGGGTTCATCTTTATTGTCGATCCGGTGACTGATGCGATTATTGGACTCTTGACCGACTGGGGCGATCTCGCTCGCTTCAACGTGGCTTTCGACACGATGGCGGTTCGCAATACGACCCGCACCGACGGCGTTGAAGTAATGCACACTTGGGACATCGACACTTCGCATCTGCCGGTCAAGGAGCAGCGAAACAGCTTCCAATTCGGGATTGGCGCCCGGTTCTTTAAGATGAAAGACACGTTCTACTGGGATGGTCGCGGCAGTATCCTCGGCCGAACCTATCAGGAGACGATCGCCGACAATCAGATCGTCGGCCCCCAGATTCGGGCCGCCTGGAACCAGCAACACAAGCGGTGGAGCATGGGCGTCGACGCCCGGTGTCTGCTTGGCTACAACGTCACCGACATCGGCCAGACGGCCGCGTTCGGCGAGAATCTAGCGCCTGGGCAGCCGAATTCGCTCCTCTACACCCAGCCGACGTTTTCCACTGCCGGCAAGCAGCACAACGAGTTCTCGCCGCTGGTCGAAGTGCGGGCCGAGGCTCGGTATCAGGTCACCAGCGCCTTGGCGCTCAAGCTCGGTTATACCGGGATCTTCGTCGACAACGTGACTCGAGCCTCCGAGGTGGTCGTCTATCGGATTCCCGACATGGGCATCCGCGGCGGCGGGGATCAGGAGGTGTTCATCAACGGCGTCGACTTCGGTTTCGAGTTGGTCCACTAA
- a CDS encoding POT family MFS transporter produces MPAASPRDQYLTSPPPTAEMPRGIPYIVGNEAAERFSYYGMRAILYVFMTEHLVSAAGQPDLLDKATATQWQHRFGFGVYFLPIAGALLADWLWGKYKTILRLSLMYCLGHALLALVDVPGVTGIAPRSLLVAALVCLAIGAGGIKPCVSAHVGDQFGKLNQHLLPRVYQWFYFAINVGAAASMVLTPRLLANFGPGVAFGVPGVLMGGATFVFWLGRNKFVHIPPTGNRIFAEIASPAGRRAVANLLPLYAFVVMFFALFEQTQSTWIEQAKNMDRVVSLPGYGAFEFNPAEIQAINSVFVLMMIPIFAGAIYPLWGRFAEVTPLKKIGVGLFVTAGSFAVCGYVQARIDAGDSPHIGWQVLAYLIITAGEVLVSITALEFSYTQAPKTLKSFIMGLFLLAIALGNLLTSEVAGQIKALEEAGYRFLTGANYYWTFTAAMLASAAAFVVWSQFYRGATFIQGSDAATAE; encoded by the coding sequence ATGCCCGCCGCTTCGCCACGCGACCAGTATCTCACTTCGCCGCCGCCGACCGCCGAAATGCCGCGGGGGATCCCCTACATCGTCGGCAACGAAGCGGCCGAGCGGTTCAGCTACTACGGCATGCGGGCGATTCTGTACGTCTTCATGACCGAGCACTTGGTCAGCGCCGCGGGCCAGCCGGACTTGCTCGACAAGGCCACGGCCACGCAGTGGCAGCATCGGTTCGGGTTCGGCGTCTACTTCCTCCCGATCGCGGGCGCCCTTCTCGCCGACTGGCTGTGGGGCAAGTACAAGACGATCCTGCGGTTGTCGCTGATGTACTGCCTGGGGCACGCGCTCTTGGCGCTGGTGGACGTGCCGGGAGTCACGGGGATCGCGCCGCGGTCGCTCTTGGTGGCGGCCTTGGTTTGCTTGGCGATCGGCGCGGGAGGAATCAAGCCGTGCGTCTCGGCCCACGTGGGGGACCAGTTCGGCAAACTGAACCAGCACCTGCTGCCGCGGGTGTATCAGTGGTTTTACTTTGCGATCAACGTCGGCGCCGCCGCATCGATGGTCCTCACGCCGCGCCTGCTGGCGAACTTCGGCCCCGGCGTCGCGTTCGGCGTGCCGGGGGTGTTGATGGGGGGCGCCACGTTCGTGTTCTGGCTGGGCCGCAACAAGTTCGTCCACATTCCTCCCACCGGCAATCGCATCTTCGCCGAGATCGCCAGCCCCGCCGGCCGCCGCGCCGTGGCCAATCTGCTGCCGCTGTACGCGTTCGTCGTCATGTTCTTCGCGCTGTTCGAGCAGACCCAATCGACCTGGATCGAACAGGCCAAGAACATGGACCGCGTCGTCTCGCTTCCCGGCTACGGCGCGTTCGAGTTCAACCCGGCCGAGATCCAGGCGATCAATTCGGTGTTCGTGCTGATGATGATCCCGATTTTCGCGGGGGCGATCTACCCGCTGTGGGGACGCTTCGCCGAGGTGACGCCGCTCAAAAAGATCGGCGTGGGGCTGTTCGTCACGGCCGGGTCGTTCGCCGTGTGCGGATACGTGCAGGCGCGGATCGATGCGGGCGATTCGCCGCACATTGGGTGGCAAGTGCTGGCGTATCTGATCATCACCGCGGGCGAGGTGCTGGTGTCGATCACCGCCCTGGAGTTTTCCTACACGCAGGCGCCTAAGACGCTCAAGAGCTTCATCATGGGGTTGTTCCTGCTGGCGATCGCGCTGGGCAATCTCCTCACCAGCGAGGTCGCGGGGCAGATCAAGGCGCTCGAAGAGGCGGGCTATCGATTCCTGACCGGGGCCAACTACTACTGGACCTTCACCGCGGCGATGCTCGCCTCGGCCGCGGCGTTCGTCGTCTGGTCGCAGTTCTATCGCGGGGCGACGTTCATTCAGGGGAGCGACGCAGCGACAGCGGAGTGA
- the acnA gene encoding aconitate hydratase AcnA: MAKTDPFAARDTFDTGSGRAAMYRLAALEKAGLTQVDALPFSIRVLLEACLRTCDGFVVEEKDVKNLANWIASRGVLAPGDAGVEIPFNPARVVLQDFTGVPCVVDLAAMRTAMQRLGGDPKKINPLVPVDLVIDHSVQVDYFGAANSLDLNIDLEFQRNRERYEFLRWGQDAFANFRVVPPGTGIVHQVNLEYLAKCVFLRDDPSAADGLQVAVPDSLVGTDSHTTMIDGLGVVGWGVGGIEAEGVMLGQPIYMLMPEVVGMKLTGKLPPGATATDLVLTVTEILRKQKVVGKFVEFFGPGVSSMSLADRATIANMAPEYGATMGFFPVDDETLRYLRRTGRTEAEVQLVERYCKEQNLFRTDATPAPTFSSVVELDLGTVEPSLAGPKRPQDRVPLSQMKQSFRESLSAPIADRGFGLDATALARTGEVKSNGHSTTITHGAVAIAAITSCTNTSNPSVMIAAGLVAQKAAARGLKPPAHVKTSLAPGSRVVTDYLEKAGLDKALDAIGFQTVGYGCTTCIGNSGPLPEPVREAIQTGDLVASGVLSGNRNFEGRINPHVKANYLASPPLVVAYALAGTTDVDLLTEPLGTGGDGRPVYLKDVWPTREEVAQAVDACVLPEMFRNQYDDIWRKNPKWNAIEITGGELYEWDPTSTYIQEPPFLVGLTPEPGEIKPIAAARCLAALGDSVTTDHISPAGSIAKASPAGLFLIAAGVDPVDFNSYGARRGNDRVMTRGTFANIRIRNHLAGGVEGGVTRHLPSGEALAIYDAAMKYKSEGVPLVVLAGAEYGTGSSRDWAAKGTFLLGVRAVIASSFERIHRSNLVGMGVLPLQFEEGDTWQSLGLTGEEIFDFPDLGEALHPGQSMTVVARPASGGQERRFTTRVRIDTPVELEYYRHGGILPLVVRKLLRE, encoded by the coding sequence ATGGCCAAGACCGATCCGTTTGCCGCCCGCGACACGTTTGACACTGGTTCGGGCCGAGCCGCGATGTATCGGCTGGCGGCGCTCGAGAAAGCGGGACTCACCCAGGTCGACGCCCTGCCGTTCTCGATCCGCGTGCTGTTGGAAGCATGCCTGCGAACCTGCGACGGCTTCGTCGTCGAGGAGAAGGACGTCAAGAACCTGGCGAACTGGATAGCGAGCCGGGGCGTCCTCGCCCCCGGCGACGCCGGCGTCGAGATCCCCTTCAACCCCGCGCGGGTCGTCCTGCAGGACTTCACCGGCGTGCCGTGCGTGGTCGACCTCGCCGCGATGCGGACCGCCATGCAGCGGCTGGGGGGCGATCCGAAAAAAATCAACCCGCTCGTGCCGGTCGATTTGGTGATCGACCACTCGGTGCAGGTCGACTACTTCGGCGCGGCGAACTCGCTCGATCTGAACATCGATCTCGAGTTCCAGCGCAACCGCGAGCGGTACGAGTTCCTCCGGTGGGGACAGGACGCCTTCGCCAACTTCCGCGTCGTGCCGCCGGGGACGGGGATCGTCCACCAAGTGAACCTCGAGTATCTGGCCAAGTGCGTCTTCCTGCGCGACGACCCAAGCGCCGCCGACGGGCTGCAGGTCGCCGTGCCCGACTCGCTGGTGGGGACCGACAGCCACACGACCATGATCGACGGCCTGGGGGTCGTCGGCTGGGGGGTCGGCGGCATCGAGGCCGAAGGGGTCATGCTCGGCCAACCGATCTACATGCTCATGCCCGAGGTGGTCGGGATGAAGCTCACCGGCAAGCTTCCCCCCGGCGCCACCGCGACCGACTTGGTGCTGACCGTCACCGAAATCCTCCGCAAGCAAAAAGTCGTCGGCAAGTTCGTCGAGTTTTTCGGCCCCGGCGTGTCGAGCATGTCGCTGGCCGACCGGGCGACGATCGCCAATATGGCTCCCGAGTACGGCGCCACGATGGGTTTCTTCCCCGTCGACGACGAGACGCTGCGTTACCTCCGCCGCACCGGCCGGACCGAGGCCGAGGTGCAGCTCGTCGAACGGTACTGCAAGGAGCAGAATCTGTTCCGCACCGACGCGACCCCCGCGCCGACGTTCAGTTCGGTCGTCGAGCTTGACCTGGGGACGGTCGAACCGTCGCTGGCCGGGCCGAAGCGCCCGCAGGACCGCGTGCCGTTGTCGCAGATGAAGCAATCGTTCCGCGAGTCGCTCTCCGCCCCGATCGCCGACCGCGGGTTCGGTCTCGACGCGACCGCGCTCGCCCGCACCGGCGAGGTGAAGAGCAACGGCCATTCGACGACGATCACCCACGGCGCCGTCGCGATCGCGGCGATCACCAGTTGCACGAACACGAGCAACCCGTCGGTGATGATCGCCGCGGGGCTGGTGGCCCAGAAGGCGGCCGCCCGCGGGCTCAAGCCCCCGGCGCACGTCAAGACGAGTCTCGCCCCCGGCAGCCGCGTGGTGACCGACTACCTCGAAAAGGCCGGGCTCGACAAGGCGCTCGACGCGATCGGGTTCCAAACCGTCGGCTACGGCTGCACGACCTGCATCGGCAACAGCGGCCCGCTCCCTGAGCCGGTCCGCGAAGCGATCCAAACGGGCGACCTCGTGGCCAGCGGCGTGCTGTCCGGCAATCGCAACTTCGAGGGGCGGATCAACCCCCATGTCAAGGCGAACTATCTGGCGAGCCCCCCGCTGGTGGTCGCCTACGCCCTGGCCGGCACGACCGACGTCGACCTGCTCACCGAGCCCCTCGGCACGGGCGGCGACGGGCGGCCGGTGTACCTCAAGGACGTTTGGCCCACGCGCGAGGAAGTGGCCCAAGCGGTCGACGCGTGCGTGCTCCCCGAGATGTTCCGGAACCAGTACGACGACATCTGGCGCAAGAATCCCAAGTGGAACGCCATCGAAATCACCGGCGGCGAGCTGTACGAGTGGGACCCAACGAGCACCTACATCCAGGAGCCGCCGTTCCTCGTGGGCCTCACCCCCGAGCCGGGCGAGATCAAGCCGATCGCCGCAGCCCGCTGCTTGGCCGCCTTGGGCGACTCGGTGACGACCGACCACATTTCGCCCGCAGGATCGATCGCCAAGGCGAGCCCTGCCGGGTTGTTCCTGATCGCCGCGGGGGTCGACCCGGTCGACTTCAACAGCTACGGCGCCCGCCGCGGCAACGATCGCGTCATGACGCGCGGCACGTTCGCCAATATCCGCATCCGCAACCACTTGGCCGGCGGGGTCGAAGGGGGCGTCACGCGCCACCTGCCCAGCGGCGAGGCGCTGGCGATCTACGACGCGGCGATGAAGTACAAAAGCGAGGGGGTCCCGCTGGTCGTTCTGGCCGGCGCCGAGTACGGCACGGGCAGCAGCCGCGACTGGGCCGCGAAGGGGACGTTCTTGTTAGGCGTCCGGGCGGTGATCGCCAGCAGCTTCGAGCGGATCCACCGCAGCAACCTAGTGGGCATGGGCGTGCTGCCCCTGCAGTTCGAGGAGGGCGACACTTGGCAAAGCCTGGGCCTCACTGGCGAGGAGATCTTCGACTTCCCCGATCTGGGCGAAGCCCTTCATCCCGGCCAATCCATGACCGTCGTCGCCCGCCCCGCGTCGGGGGGGCAGGAACGCAGATTCACGACCCGAGTGCGAATCGATACGCCGGTGGAGTTGGAGTACTACCGCCACGGCGGCATCTTGCCGCTGGTGGTGCGGAAGTTGTTGCGGGAGTGA